One window of the Camelina sativa cultivar DH55 chromosome 1, Cs, whole genome shotgun sequence genome contains the following:
- the LOC104701470 gene encoding protein NUCLEAR FUSION DEFECTIVE 6, chloroplastic/mitochondrial-like isoform X1 — MPMAASAVASGARSMFRAASSRTVTGRFASQAKSAPPLFRATARRSPLLSPLRNPVELSFCVESLLPYHSATASALMTSKLSVSAQTYGWLSDACKEDF, encoded by the exons atgcCGATGGCCGCATCCGCCGTCGCCTCCGGTGCCAGATCGATGTTTCGAGCTGCTTCGTCTCGGACCGTCACTGGCCGCTTCGCCTCTCAAGCGAAATCAGCCCCGCCCTTGTTTAGAGCCACTGCCAGAAGAAGTCCACTCCTTTCTCCTCTCCg TAATCCTGTGGAACTGAGCTTCTGTGTGGAGTCATTGTTGCCATACCACTCGGCTACAGCTTCAGCTTTAATGACTTCAAAGCTTTCTGTCTCTGCCCAAACCTATGGCTGGCTCTCTGACG CTTGCAAAGAGGACTTTTGA
- the LOC104701470 gene encoding protein NUCLEAR FUSION DEFECTIVE 6, chloroplastic/mitochondrial-like isoform X3 yields MPMAASAVASGARSMFRAASSRTVTGRFASQAKSAPPLFRATARRSPLLSPLRNPVELSFCVESLLPYHSATASALMTSKLSVSAQTYGWLSDG; encoded by the exons atgcCGATGGCCGCATCCGCCGTCGCCTCCGGTGCCAGATCGATGTTTCGAGCTGCTTCGTCTCGGACCGTCACTGGCCGCTTCGCCTCTCAAGCGAAATCAGCCCCGCCCTTGTTTAGAGCCACTGCCAGAAGAAGTCCACTCCTTTCTCCTCTCCg TAATCCTGTGGAACTGAGCTTCTGTGTGGAGTCATTGTTGCCATACCACTCGGCTACAGCTTCAGCTTTAATGACTTCAAAGCTTTCTGTCTCTGCCCAAACCTATGGCTGGCTCTCTGACG GCTGA
- the LOC104701470 gene encoding protein NUCLEAR FUSION DEFECTIVE 6, chloroplastic/mitochondrial-like isoform X2 codes for MPMAASAVASGARSMFRAASSRTVTGRFASQAKSAPPLFRATARRSPLLSPLRNPVELSFCVESLLPYHSATASALMTSKLSVSAQTYGWLSDACNDDV; via the exons atgcCGATGGCCGCATCCGCCGTCGCCTCCGGTGCCAGATCGATGTTTCGAGCTGCTTCGTCTCGGACCGTCACTGGCCGCTTCGCCTCTCAAGCGAAATCAGCCCCGCCCTTGTTTAGAGCCACTGCCAGAAGAAGTCCACTCCTTTCTCCTCTCCg TAATCCTGTGGAACTGAGCTTCTGTGTGGAGTCATTGTTGCCATACCACTCGGCTACAGCTTCAGCTTTAATGACTTCAAAGCTTTCTGTCTCTGCCCAAACCTATGGCTGGCTCTCTGACG CTTGCAATGATGATGTGTGA
- the LOC104710789 gene encoding uncharacterized protein LOC104710789: MAQAIAYLNDVKPYKTSWRVQVRVLHSWKTYTTAFGDTFDMVFADVHGTKIHASVKKDCMNRFEKYMVPGEWKDIQHFGLVYAVGQFRPTSHRYKMNFLAQTIVTRIDPLSDDHYLSLTTFKDVKTTGLNANILIDIVGQVVNVGEMETIDVNSKPTKKISFQLRDEL, encoded by the exons ATGGCTCAAGCAATTGCTTACCTCAATGATGTCAAGCCCTACAAGACATCCTGGAGAGTGCAAGTCCGAGTCCTTCACTCTTGGAAAACTTACACCACCGCTTTTGGAGACACCTTTGACATGGTCTTCGCAGATGTACAT GGAACAAAGATACATGCTTCTGTTAAGAAGGATTGTATGAATCGTTTCGAAAAGTATATGGTGCCTGGTGAATGGAAAGACATTCAACACTTTGGATTGGTTTATGCAGTAGGCCAATTTAGACCAACAAGCCACCGTTACAAAATGAATTTCCTGGCTCAAACCATTGTCACAAGGATTGATCCACTGTCTGATGACCACTACCTGTCTCTGACTACTTTCAAAGACGTGAAGACTACTGGTCTAAATGCAAACATTTTAATCG ACATTGTTGGACAAGTTGTCAATGTGGGTGAAATGGAGACCATTGATGTCAATAGTAAGCCGACCAAGAAGATCTCTTTCCAACTAAGAGATGAGCTGTAA